Proteins co-encoded in one Bacillus paramycoides genomic window:
- a CDS encoding ABC transporter permease produces the protein MVNLLYTELLKLKRSNMFLISIIGAGVAPFLVVVASYIHIKTKQPTPTIWFHQLFTDVNLYTTLVIGFPLYGVVIAYMFTREYTEDTLMNLLTIPVSRISFIISKFIILFLWIVMLTLVAWTLTLILGVLGSFPGFNTDLILGSFLKFSICGVLLFLLSSPIVLLTLVMKSYVPPIILTVIITMTNLMLVNSKHKDLFPWTATLDIANNELQPTYPPEYSYIIIAATTIFGFIATLFYFKRVDIH, from the coding sequence TTGGTTAATCTACTCTATACAGAACTATTAAAACTAAAACGCTCTAATATGTTTTTAATTAGCATTATTGGTGCTGGTGTCGCACCTTTCTTAGTTGTAGTAGCTTCTTATATACATATAAAAACCAAACAGCCAACTCCAACAATTTGGTTTCATCAATTATTTACTGATGTTAACTTATATACTACTTTAGTAATAGGCTTTCCCTTATATGGAGTAGTAATTGCTTATATGTTTACCCGTGAATATACAGAAGATACACTAATGAATTTATTAACTATCCCCGTGTCGCGTATTAGCTTTATTATAAGTAAGTTCATCATTCTTTTTCTTTGGATCGTGATGCTAACTTTAGTCGCTTGGACACTCACTTTAATATTAGGGGTATTGGGGAGCTTCCCTGGTTTTAACACCGATTTAATTTTAGGTTCTTTCCTAAAATTTTCAATTTGTGGTGTACTTCTCTTTCTATTGTCTTCACCTATAGTGCTATTAACCCTTGTAATGAAGAGCTATGTACCGCCTATTATATTAACAGTCATTATTACAATGACTAATCTTATGCTCGTAAACTCCAAACATAAAGATTTATTTCCGTGGACCGCTACTTTAGATATCGCAAATAATGAATTACAACCCACATATCCACCAGAGTATTCTTATATCATCATTGCAGCAACGACGATCTTCGGATTTATTGCAACACTATTCTATTTTAAAAGAGTAGATATCCATTAA